One window from the genome of Salvia splendens isolate huo1 chromosome 9, SspV2, whole genome shotgun sequence encodes:
- the LOC121747575 gene encoding valine--tRNA ligase, mitochondrial 1-like isoform X1: protein MLKPQQHCRSGYLTTMDPRDLSDPTVVELDRKLKKLGKAREKELKKLKAAQKAAASKHQKQQPSKSKMEKNAKKEAEKVNPLEVDPETPLGEKKKLSHQMPQNYHSSTVEKSWYEWWDKSKFFQADSKSSKPPFVIVLPPPNVTGALHIGHALTASLQDAIIRWKRMAGFNALWVPGMDHAGIATQVVVEKKLKAEQELERHDLGRERFVDEVWKWKNEYGGTILKQLRRLGASLDWSRECFTLDEKRSRAVTESFIRLHKEGLIYRDKRLVAWDCRMQTTISKVELKDEYIKERTLRPVHGYETEVEFGVLTSFAYPLEGDLGEIVVATTRVETMLGDTAVAIHPHDPRYKHLHGKFAVHPFNGRKLKIICDSFLVDMKFGTGAVKITPAHDPDDYEVGKRHDLDCITIFTDDGKINSNGGEEFEGMPRFKARVAVIQALKEKGLHRGDKDNEMCLKICSTSNEVVEYLVKPQWFVSCKGMAEDGLNAVIGCTNPKLGILPKQYVAEWQRWLEHIRDWCISRQIWWGHRIPAWYVELEDDQLKGLGAYDDRWVVCRTEEEAQEEASRLFAGKKFQLIQDPDVLDTWFSSALFPLSAFGWPDETEDLKAFYPTSLLETGHDILFFWVARMVMMCMKLGGDLPFTKVYLHPMVRDSHGYKMSKTLGNGIDPLDIINGATLEELHEKLDIRFKQGNLTEDEVKTAKERQNKDFPDGIKECGTDALRFALISYTAQSDKINLDIQRVEGYREWCNKLWNATRFAMTKLGDDYTPPIEIDPASIPFSCKWILSVLNKAISKTVASLESFEFSDAATAVYSWWKYQLCDIFVEVIKPYFAGNDPAFASARRSAQDTLWLCLDYGLRLLHPFMPFITEDLWQRLPSRIDSVRKESIVISEYPSVVKSWTNDDVESEMDMINSVIKSLRSLKSQLPPKVRPAAIVHCHTNYAHGIIKGHDMEIVTLAKLSSLTVLSEDDDVPVGYLVELVNESLSVFLEQGSIKFEAELGKLKKMEEMHKQR, encoded by the exons ATGCTAAAGCCCCAGCAGCACTGTCGCAGCGGCTATCTCACAACCATGGATCCGCGAGATCTCTCTGATCCGACGGTGGTTGAGCTCGACAGGAAGTTGAAGAAACTAGGGAAG GCTAGAGAGAAGGAGTTGAAGAAACTTAAAGCTGCTCAAAAAGCAGCTGCGTCGAAGCATCAG AAACAACAACCTTCAAAGTCAAAGATggagaaaaatgcaaaaaaagaaGCAGAGAAGGTTAATCCCCTGGAAGTTGACCCAGAGACACCTCTGGGTGAAAAGAAAAAACTTTCTCACCAGATGCCACAGAATTACCATTCAAGCACCGTTGAAAAATC GTGGTATGAATGGTGGGATAAGTCAAAATTCTTTCAGGCAGACTCCAAAAGCTCCAAACCACCTTTTGTCATC GTGCTCCCACCTCCTAATGTTACTGGGGCCCTTCACATTGGCCACGCTCTTACTGCTTCTCTGCAG GACGCCATTATTCGCTGGAAGCGGATGGCTGGTTTCAATGCATTGTGGGTGCCTGGTATGGATCATGCTGGAATAGCTACTCAG GTTGTTGTGGAAAAGAAACTTAAGGCGGAACAGGAATTGGAAAGGCATGATCTTGGTCGTGAAAGATTTGTAGATGAA GTCTGGAAATGGAAGAATGAGTATGGGGGCACAATTTTAAAGCAACTCCGCCGCTTGGGTGCATCTCTTGATTGGTCACGTGAG TGTTTTACTCTTGACGAGAAGAGATCAAGGGCGGTCACGGAGTCTTTTATAAGACTTCACAAGGAAGGTCTCATATATAG GGATAAACGTCTGGTAGCTTGGGACTGTCGTATGCAAACAACAATATCCAAGGTTGAGTTAAAAGACGAATATATCAAAGAGAGAACACTACGGCCGGTTCATGGGTATGAAACTGAAGTCGAATTTGGGGTTCTGACCTCATTTGCTTATCCTCTGGAAGGGGATTTGGGCGAGATTGTTGTGGCAACTACTCGAGTGGAAACAATGCTCGGAGATACGGCTGTGGCAATACATCCACATGATCCAAGGTACAAGCATCTTCATGGGAAATTCGCTGTTCATCCTTTCAATGGGAGGAAGCTAAAAATAATTTGTGATAGTTTCCTTGTCGATATGAAGTTCGGGACTGGTGCGGTTAAG ATAACTCCAGCCCATGATCCTGATGATTATGAAGTTGGCAAGCGCCATGATCTCGACTGCATCACTATCTTCACTGATGATGGGAAAATAAATAGTAATGGTGGTGAAGAATTTGAAGGAATGCCACGTTTCAAGGCACGTGTGGCTGTGATCCAAGCTTTAAAAGAAAAG GGACTTCATAGAGGCGATAAAGATAATGAGATGTGCCTTAAAATTTGTTCAACAAGCAACGAAGTAGTGGAATACCTTGTAAAGCCCCAGTGGTTTGTGAGCTGCAAAGGCATGGCAGAGGATGGTCTGAACGCTGTCATTGGTTGTACAAATCCAAAGTTAGGGATCTTACCGAAACAATATGTTGCTGAATGGCAGAG ATGGCTTGAACACATCCGTGATTGGTGCATTTCAAGGCAGATTTGGTGGGGCCATCGTATCCCAGCGTGGTATGTGGAGTTGGAAGATGATCAGCTCAAGGGGCTTGGTGCATACGATGATCGGTGGGTTGTTTGCAGGACAGAGGAAGAAGCTCAGGAGGAGGCTAGCCGATTGTTTGCTGGGAAGAAGTTCCAGCTTATCCAAGATCCAGACGTGTTAGATACCTGGTTTTCTTCTGCTTTATTTCCATTATCTGCATTTGGGTGGCCAGATGAAACTGAAGATCTCAAAGCTTTTTATCCAACAAGCTTGCTTGAAACTGGTCATGATATTCTCTTTTTCTGGGTGGCACGTATGGTGATGATGTGTATGAAGCTAGGAGGTGATCTACCATTTACAAAG GTTTACTTGCACCCAATGGTCCGTGACTCGCATGGATACAAGATGTCAAAAACCCTAGGAAATGGTATCGATCCACTAGACATTATTAATGGTGCAACTCTCGAAGAACTTCATGAAAAGCTGGATATAAGATTTAAACAAGGAAACTTGACAGAGGATGAAGTCAAAACTGCAAAAGAGCGTCAAAACAAAGATTTCCCTGATGGCATTAAAGAATGTGGCACTGATGCTCTGCGCTTCGCTCTTATTTCTTATACAGCTCAG TCGGACAAAATAAATCTGGACATTCAGAGGGTTGAGGGATATCGGGAGTGGTGCAATAAGCTGTGGAATGCAACTAGGTTTGCTATGACTAAACTTGGAGATGACTATACCCCTCCAATAGAGATTGATCCAGCTTCCATACCTTTTAGTTGCAAGTGGATACTGTCTGTATTGAACAAAGCTATATCAAAAACAGTTGCTTCGCTGGAGTCCTTTGAGTTTTCTGATGCTGCCACGGCTGTGTACTCGTGGTGGAAGTATCAGTTGTGTGATATTTTCGTTGAAGTAATTAAGCCGTATTTTGCTGGCAACGATCCTGCATTTGCATCAGCGAGAAGATCTGCACAAGATACCTTATGGCTGTGTCTAGATTATGGCCTACGGCTGCTCCATCCGTTCATGCCTTTTATCACAGAAGACCTTTGGCAGCGTCTTCCTTCTAGGATAGATTCTGTCAGAAAAGAATCCATTGTGATATCGGAATATCCATCCGTTGTTAAG AGTTGGACTAATGACGACGTGGAGTCGGAGATGGATATGATCAATTCTGTGATTAAATCACTAAGGTCTCTTAAATCACAGTTGCCACCAAAAGTGAG GCCAGCAGCCATTGTTCATTGCCACACAAATTATGCACATGGTATCATCAAGGGACATGATATGGAGATTGTTACTCTTGCCAAATTATCATCTCTCACT GTGTTGAGTGAGGATGATGATGTTCCAGTTGGTTACTTGGTGGAACTAGTCAATGAATCTCTCTCAGTCTTCCTCGAACAAGGAAGCATTAAATTCGAAGCTGAACTTGGAAAGCTGAAGAAAATGGAGGAGATGCATAA GCAAAGATGA